atttaCATGATACTTTATGCGTTCCCACTATTCACAAAAATCTCATTTCAGTTCATCATTTCACCAAGCAAAATGatgtttttcttgaatttcaccctttttttttccttgtgaaGGCACGATCCACGGGGGCGATACTACTAAGAGGTGCGTGTGAGAATGGCGTCTACATTTTTCCCAACTCCATGGTGGCTCCTTCTACTCCCAAAATGGTTGCTTATGTGCATGAACGGACTTCAATCGATGGATGGCACAAGCGTCTTGGACACCCATCGATTAAAGTTGTTCAAAATCTTGTTaatcttttttctcttcctctgaCAACAAATAAATTACCATTGTCATGTCCTTCCTGTTCAATCAATAAAGCACATCAACAACCATTTGGCTCTACAAGTTTTCAAAGCCATTCTCCCCTTGAAATTATTTacagtgatgtttggggtcccGCGCACGTTACCGGTTTAAATGGTGAAcgttattatcttatttttgtgGATCATTACACCAAATATATATGGTTTTACCCAATGTCCACAAAATCTCTTGTTTCTACAGTCTTTCCACAATTTAAATTACTTGTTGAAACAAGATTCAAGTGTTCCATAAAAAGCTTGTACTCGGACAATGGTGGCgaatttttgagtttaaaaaaatatttgtccGATCATGGCATAAGCCACTACACCACCGCCCCTCATACccccaacaaaatggtgttTCTGAAAGACGTCACCGTCATCTTGTAGAAACGGGTCTCACCTTGCTTCACGATGCTTCTTTATCTCTTTCTTATTGGCCCCATGCCTTTCAAACAGCCACTTATCTCATAAATCGCCAACCAACCCCTCTTCTTAAACACAAGTCTCCATTTGAGGTTCTTTTTGGTCAACGACCAAATTATCtcaaattgagaaaatttggtTGTTTATGCTACCCTCTCACAAGGCCATACAATACCCATAAATTACAACCAAAATCAATCCCTTGCATTTTTCTCGGCTATTCCCAAACACAGAATGCCTATAAATGTATGGATCCATTGACGAATCGGTTGTATATCTCACGGCATGTGACCTTTGATGAATTGCAGAGCCCATTCCTTTCAAAAACCAAGCACGGGCCATCTGCCGAAACCCACTTATTTTCCTCTGCTCCTCACCTTTTCCTTCAGCAGCACCCGTGCCCTACTTTCCTCTCCCGTCCTCCTTCCATTCCTGCGCCTCCATCTCGTCCCGATCGCTCCTCGCAGCCACCACTGAGCTCGGAACCTGCAGCTGCCATTCCTGCACCACCTCCAGGTATATCCCCCTCTATCTCTCCTTCTTTTCATTGTGAATCACATGACAATACCTGTGATATGAATCTGAACTTAGATGCTGGTATACATATGACTGTTCCGCATGCTTCTCTTTCAAATTCACTTGCATCTAGTTTAATTCCTGATTCACAATCTCCTATCCACACTGAACCCACTTCCCACCGAACCCATTCCATGACTACTAGATCTATGAACAACATCTTTAAACCTAAGCAATTACACACTGTGTCTAAGCACTATCTTCCATTACCTCTAGAACCAACATGCGTGACTCAAGCTGTATCTCACCCTGAATGGCGTGAAGCCATGTCTAGTGAATTGACTGCTCTCATGCGACATGGTACTTGGGATTTAATTCCTCCCCCATCAATTGTCATCCAGTGGGTTGTAAGTGGGTGTTTAGAGTCAAAAGGAAAGCAGATGGCTCAGTTGATAAATTTAAAGCTCGGCTTGTTGCCAAGGGCTATAATCAGCAACCTGGTGTTGATTATAACGAAACCTTTAGTCCTGTGGTTAAACCAGCCACCATAAGGACAGTGTTGAGCATTGCAATCATGAATGGGTGGCCTTTGAAACAAATGGACGTAAACAATGCTTTTTACATGGAAATCTGACTGAAACTGTGTACATGATGCAACCTCCGGGTTTCAAAGATTTGTCTCGACCTGATTATGTGTGCCGGCTTAGGAAAGCaatttatggtctcaaacaagcCCCAAGGGCCTGGTATTCAGCATTAAAAACTGCTCTTCTAGCACTCGGGTTCCAAAATTCTAAAGCTGATTCCTCTCTTTTTGTTTATCGCCATGATTCCATTGTTTGCTATTTccttgtttatgttgatgatttaGTCATTACAGGTAATGACAAGAAGTTTGTAGCTCATGTTGTTACCAAACTTGGTGACCAATTTTCCTTGAAAGATATGGGTTCCCTTCATTACTTCCTTGGAGTGGAAGTTATACCAACTACTGCAGGTGTATTTCTCTCCCAACATAAGTATCTTCGTGACATCTTGGAGAATACACACATGGCTGGTGCAAAGGATGTCTCTACCCCGCTGTCAACAACTCAATCCCTTCACTTGGTAGATGGCACGAATGCTGTAAACAGCACAGAGTATAGGCATGTTATTGGCAGCTTACAATACCTTTCTCTTACTCGGCCCGACATTTCTTTTGCTGTTAATAAGCTCTCTCAATTTATGCACAAGCCAACAGTCACTCATTGGACTGCCACTAAGAGACTTCTTCGATATCTCAAGAAGACAATCTTTCACGGTCTTCACCTCAAGTCAGCTGCAGCACCATGCTTAACAACCTACactgatgcagattgggctggaaACATTGATGATCGAACATCCACATCAACTTACATTACATTTCTGGGCTGCAATCCTATCTCATGGAGTTCAAAAAAACAACGAGCTGTTGCTCGTTCCACCACAGAAGCAGAATATAGAGCGCTGGCCAATGGTGCATCAGAAACAATGTGGTTACTTGCCCTTCTTCAAGAATTGGGTTTTTCATTAAAGCTGCCACCTTCTCTTCTATGTGATAATCTTGGAGCAACTCATCTCAGCTTCAATCCGGTCCAACATTCAAGAATGAAACATATTCaaattgatcttcattttgtgCGTGATCAAGTTCAGAAAGGTGCACTTAAAGTGAGTTATGTTCATACTCAAGATCAATTGGCTGATCTACTAACTAAGCCATTGTCCCGGGAACGCACAGAATGTCTAAGAGCCAAAATTGGTCTTGCCGATGGAAGCTCAATTTTGCGGGGGCGTATTAAGGAAAGTGACACAAGACAAGAATAAGATTTAAATCTGGAAGTGATTTGCAGCAATCAGCAATCATCAAGCCCCAACAACAAATCTGGAAGTGATTTGCAGCAATCAGTAAGCCGAGTATCATGGCCTGAAATTGatgtaattgttttatttttagtaaagcAAATCTGTAACCGTTGTACATGATATTTCCTTAGCTGTACAAATTCCTTAGATAGGTTTGTAAATGTCTGTATAAAGGTTTGCTAAACAGATCAATATAGGTGTGTTGACATTTCCATTGTGAGCTTCAGATTATTTACTTTTCTATACTTAGACTGCTTTCGGTGTGATTCTATAAaacgtttttagtatttttaacacttgaatgataaaaattttcaagtattataaaatattaaaaatacttcttagaattactatcaaacgagCTCTTAATTAGTTCATAGAATATTATACTATTGTGATTAAAATTTAGGACGtgtttgaaaactgtttttgagaataattttctgtttttttaaataaacacaGAAATCATATTTGGtaaccaaaaactgtttttggtttttattcttaagaatagaaaataaggtattttaaaaaacatcttttagttgttttcttttctttttacttagtttttgagagctgttttaataaataattatacaaacatgcagaatgattaaaaataaaacattacatataaaaagtatttttaaaatatatttaaaaatattaaaaatatgttaaaaatattttatgtttccaaacaaatttttgttatgcaaaaattagaaaatggtttttcaaaactactctcaaaaactattttttagtattattttttaaaacagttaccAAAGGATGTTTTTGAATATATGGGTAGACTTTCTAAGCaattggaaatatttttttttttttttttcatttcatgtgaaaaccaaatttttagaaagaaaagaaaaagaatgaaaaggaATAGAGAGGGAATACAAATGGTATGTGAGCCAAGTTGACCTTTATTTTGAGACAAGAATTCATTAAGATCCAAATCATTCCAACGTCAATTTTCTTTCGCTATGATTAATGCCAAAGAGACTACACATCCATCCAGTGAAATTCAAACagttcctatttttatttttcttgaaatttacATTACTCTCGAACAATTGAGGCATTGTTTGCAAATTGTAATGTGATATTTAATCCTCTTTTTACGaccttttaatttatttgttcttGATTGAGCATATCAATTGTGGACCCACATGATGACAACccataaatcaataatttcGTACCATATTAATGCATGCATCAAGCATACAGCAAATGATAAAATAGTGACAAGTAAGCTATCGCATGACACATATTTCTTGAATTTACATGTATATGTAGAACAAATGCATGCCAAAATGTAGTCTCAATTGTTGGTAATTAGTAATCCAAGCATTCAATGAACAAGCGAAGTAGAGCAGTAACTACTGCATAGATAAGTTTTCcacttgcaaaaaaaaaaaaaagaaaaagaaaaaaaaattagaaatgaatttcaaatgaAGATTTAGACTTAAAATACTTAAAGGGACAATTTGCCCCATTTGCCATAATCCAATTATGTACACGAAAATTAGCCTTCACTCAAGAAGATGGATAAGATGAGAGCAAACGAGCAGGAATACATGAAGGGTTCTTCCAAACCCTAGAGTGCAAGTTGAGGATCTCCCTTGTTTTCTCTTTGGTTTTTTTACTAGAGTCCACTTGAAGCACCAAACACAACTTGGAAACAACACCCACTTGCAACATCTCTTGAAGAACCCTAGAAGTTGCTGAAAACTTTGAAACAGAGGCCAAGATTTTCACTGCCCTATCAGTGCCCACCTGAGAAACCCTAAGTATTTTCTTGGAAACTATGGCCAGCCCAGCCCCATGCTTCAACAGCTCCGCTCGCCCTTCAGCACAGCTGCATAGTTGATCCAAAACAACCAGGATTAGTTCACAGGTTCTCTTTTCTGAGGTGTCAAGAAGATGCTCAATCAAGACATGTGATGCACCGGCTACCACTGCCTTGATTCGGTTTCTTCCCCATGGACAAAGCTCCACAAGAAGCTTCAGTGCTGCCTTTGAGGCTTGCTGTGAAATCCCATCGCGCAATACATGGACTATCTCCGTGAACAATTCAGGGCTAGCATTGATCAATTGGATTGGATCTGCCACCTGGAAGATGGACTTCAATAGCATGGCTGCATATGCCCGAGATTGGTCGTTTCCGCATTTCAGAACATGTACCAACGACTCTATAAATCCGTAGTTACTGCTTACAAGACTCTTGAGGGCCGCTTCCGAGGTTTCGAGTTGATAGAGGATGCTCAGCGCCTCATCACTTGCTCTTGTAAACTCACGAGAACCATCCTCCAGAACAACTTCAATCACTGCTGATTCATCTTTCTTTATGATGGAAGCTAAGAATTCAACTGCACCTGCAGCTTCCAAACACTTTTTGTTTCTGTCGCTTTCGAATGCAATGGATCTAAGCCTTTGGAGGCATTTGAGCTGCATCTGTGGGAACTTGATGGCATCATTGAGGAGTTTGATGATCTGGGCTTTGTCGACAGGAGGCTTTGGTGTTGGAATCCGTTCAACCCCATGACAGGCGTTGACGATGCACCATGCCTGGATCAATCTTCGAAGGGTGTGGTTTGGAGTTAGGTCTGTGTCAACAAGTACCTGTTTTGTGAATGGACAAGTGTTGTTTTTGCATGAAAACAACCATCTCTCTATGTTCTCTCGATCGTATGTGATCCCAGTTGCAACCGTGACTGGATCTCTCATGAGTTGCAGGGAAATTGGGCACATAAAATGAGAAGGAACATCGATTTCATCCATTCGATATAGAAAACTATATTGAAATATGAGATAACCCCAGAACAAGATTTAAACTATTCGATCTATATCCACAAAAGAGTATAGCCAATCAAACAAACCAAAACGGACGTTTCTATACCGAAATGTGATCAGATAACCTCAAACAGAAGCCAAAACCAGGACTTACTTGAGAGAGAATATGCTGTGAGATTGATGGCCAAAATGATCTGAAACACTCTAGGAGTTGAAAAAATAGGCTTCACAAGGTTTATGTGAGAGCGGACACGGTTATATacaagaaggagaagaagagcgGCGAAGCAAATTGTTCAAATCGAGAAAGTCAATACACGGaaatttgagagagagagagagagagagagatagagaaggCATTAAAAAGAGGACTTTTTCCAAAGTTTGGGAAGAAGAAATGCTGCAAAATAAAGGAAGACTTGGGTGCGTTAATAAATGAATTGAATGGAGGGCGTGTTGGGGGAAGAGTCGGTGTTGCAAAGTGTGCTCTTACCCTAACATCTTTGACTTTCTTCTCTGTAGATGGTAATTTATTCATTCTCTTTCCCTATTTTGCATCATAGACCTTGATCCATGTTAGTTGCACATGAAGGGTGCCGACAACTTTCATGTGGGGCTACTGGGCTTCTCGTGCCTTCCTCGGCTGTTGCTCTTAatctattatttgtttttagcaGCTGACTTTATGCCTTTGGCCTCCCTTAGCCTCTAAGACTTCtctccttttccctttttctcctTCAGTGCCAAAACTAGGGGGTTGGTAACCATCTTAGGAGTTGGGTTTCGCTTCAACTATAAATATAGTTGTCCAGATTAGCTTAACTGAGATGTGGTTGTTTGACCTCTTTTTTAGGTAACTGAGCAATAGAACAGGAACTTTTGTATACATGGAAAAGGATATAAGGACATGTAACATGATCTAGATGTGACATATGCTTGGTTAACTGAATTGAGAAGAAAAGAAGGGGAAAATATACCATTAATTTGGGACACaagtgtataattttttaaaagtagttttagtatttttcttttgtaccGCTATTGGCTTATTTAATTGGAAAATTGGGTTCGTTATTGTTTCCATCCACTAACGGTATGTCATTGTCATCTGAGGAAATTAAACAAAAGTTGAGGCATGCATGTTTCATACCTTTCCTCTACAGCTAGCAAGGGGCTTCTCTATTGCAATTAGCTTCTAGAGGAATATTGCAAGATATTCACATCTTGGGGCTTGGCTTCTCTATTGCATGAATACTACTCATTTCACAATCCATTGCTTCGAAACAAAACTTCAACTTTCAGCGATATTTCCATTTTTGTCATATTTCTGGACTTGTTTGACACTTGGTTCCATATACCCATCATTGAAGGAAAACACGACATCACATAATAGTTGGTGTTTAAGTGTTATTTCATTTCAGAAGAAAGTTTTCGTTCAAGATTTCATCTCTCATCAACTCATTTATCAcgtgataaaaaataaaaaaaaaatttgtttgatgaAGACAAAATTCATGACCAAATTTTTTTGCAGATGACAAACCTATGCGAGCTTCTCAAGCAAAGGCTAAGCATAAGCATCATGCACCTCAGTGCATCATTCGAAACACATAAAATATGGAAAacgaaaggaaaatgaaagtgaGCTTAAACCAAAGAGTActagaaaaatgccaaaattAAAGAATGGATTGATGTGAGGTGCGAAACTTCCTTTATTCAATCTTCAATcctattcttttcttttgatttgacGAAGGTAGCTTCTCTAATTAACCTCTCCATGGAGcccaaaatcattttctttcgaTTCAGAATTGAGGTGAGTGACTTAGAAGTTAGAGTCCCTGAATCCAACTTATCAAACACTGTGGACTAACATTATTATCTTCACAAAGAGTCTGTCTTGTCTTAATCAGTTATTAGAAAACTCCCTCGTGCCTCCAAGCCTAATGATACCTTATCATCATGCAAATTTCTTATTAAGTTCCATGCTCACACAAACAAAAGAGTACTAGAAATTCTCACATGAAATATTATTGTTAAATTAAGAATTCATTTGTCAATACTTTTAGAGAACACTTTTGAAATAAATaccatttttaatgaaaaattatatgttCGACTGGTTTTTAGAGAAGTATCTGATGtgcaattttattatttttttttttgtttttgaaaaattacttatacagaaaataatttatatatagatattgtcaaacacactctaaattaATCCAACATTACCtaataatgaataataatatgccataatgattaaaaataagtgtaattgtataaatgaaaaatttaagattGACTACATACTCAAGTTAAGTTAatcccaaataataaaatatttataattaatttaaattaagatcAATCAAAAGCCCCCAATAAAgtaaagtttttcaaaatttacataatGAGTTAAGATTAGAAATCATAAATACTTCATAAACAACTACTTTACCCACGTGTAAGATAAACATGagttcatgaattttttaaaataagctGTATTACCACCGTTACTATTGAATCTTTACCTACTAATAAATGTCCAAGGTTTATTTGGGCATTAGTTATGattcaaattctatttttcttatttgtttaaattattttctataagtTCATACTTCATtactaattttatatattttccttcttcatattgttattattattattattattattattattattattattattattactaattgTTTTTCACAGTTTTATTTGTTGgctaatttttatatcattcttaTTTCTGCTAATTAATGATTGCTAATATGAGTTTCTATTGAAAATATCTACCTGGAAAAATGCACTATGGTTGACTTTACCATTAGTACTGAGATTATCTTATTAATAATCTCCTATTTAcaattagtttcatttttttattatttaagttggattattaattttaacaaccttaactttttattttaaagttaatcACACTAAAcatcattttcaacttcttaaatgtatttattcgatggttttgtaaaaatatctaTACTTGATCTTCTGATCTATAAAACTCAATCTTGACCTCACCATTTTCATGACTTCCCTAATATATATAGTGAAAGTGTTTGCTTCTATCATGAAACATTAGATTCATTGTCAATGCAATAGGTAACCTATTAtcatacaaaatatttaaagacctttttattcatatttcaaCCCATTAATCATCCTAAGAAGCTAAACTACCTAACAAGTTGTAGAAGTCACTACCATGTATTTAGCTTCTATAGTTGATATTGTTTtaacttgtttcttttttaatgacCATGAGAATGCTCCTATTctaagattttaaaaaagttaaaaaaaaaagaaacatacaCAATAATTCTCTTTCTAATCTCTACATTACTTCCCCAATAACTATTTGTGTAACCTACTACACTAGAGTTGCTTGAATAGGAGTAGAAATTCTATGATCATGAGTATTATTTGTATACCTCAAAATTCACTTTGTTGCTTGCAAGTGTGACTAATTCTCTAGTACCTCAAAAACAATATTTGGTCTAATAGAagtcaaataaagaaaaatccttACTATGTCCTTGAAATATGTAGGATGTACTAATTCTCTAGTACCTTCCTTTTCCCTCTTTAATATCTCTATAATAGGAGTGTGAATTGTTGATGATGATTCCATTTTCAATCATTGAATTTTTATGACATGCTTCTTTTGTGAGATGAAGAGACCATCATTTGTTTATTGAACctcaattccaagaaaatataacatatacttgAGATCTATTATTTCAAATTGTTGTGTCATTATCTTCCTAAATCTTCAAACATCTATTGAcaatttcttgtaaaaattaaatcatcaaCATTAAAGCATACAATAACTATATTATCACTATTAGCATTTGACTTGATCGAAAGTATGTGTTGAAAAGAATATTGTTAAAACCCATGTAAGTGTAAATCTGAATGTACCAAGTACGCAGTCCCTGCTTTAACCTATACAATGCCTTTTTGAGGTTAGAAACTTGGTTCCTTTGCCTTTCCTTAATATATCCCAATGATTATTCAAGAAAAACTTCTTTTTTCAATTACATTATTGATAAAAGCTAACTTAACATCCATTTAGTGATTTTTTCACCTTTTCTAAGTTGCAAGTGTAATTATCATGCCAATGGTGGtgcaaaaatgttaaaataattcataCATGGCTTCTATTTGTAGCCTTTTGCCATCAATCTTGCctcaaatcaatcaattttgCTATTAGAGTTAttctttatcttataaattCATTTAACATCGCTAAACTTCTTTTCGCCTAATAGAGTAGTTAGCTCcaatgtattatttttctttattgattaGATTTCTTCATTTATTGCTTAAATCCACTTCTCATCACTTGTTGCTTCTTCATATGAAATCAAATCATAAtctataaagagaaaaaatagttaattaaaCCTTCTTCATCAATAATTTCATTGtcttttataatttcataatcCTTGAGGTGTATAGGAATAATGTGAGCACATTTTGGGCATCCTTGTGATTCCGACTTctactttgtttttgtttagaTAGGAGAACTTCTAGTAGGAGgtgttttagaaataaaaatatttattgcaaAATCCTTCTAATACTAATTGTCTTCCACAAAGTCTTCTTCAATTAAAAGTCCTTTTTCCTTACCTTATTTTTTAGTCCACGTTCAACTTTCATTCTCTAGAAATTGAACATATCTTCTCACACCTTATTTAGGGATTATACAACTTGTAACCTTTAATCACATCACTATAACCATCAAAGATACACTTTCCGCTTTTATCATAACAAAGTTTCTTATGCTCTTATAGTATAAGGGAATATGAAACAAACCCAAAAacttgtacaaaaaaaaaaaaaaacatcacttATAATTACTTAGTAGGACATGTGTTCAACAAGAACATTACAAATGTAACAACTTTTGCCCACAAAACTCCTAGCTTTTAACACACTTCTTGTCATCTCtataatgattttattcttCCTTGCAGCTATACCTTTTTATTAGGGTATGTAGTTAGCTATGAATTTATCGTGAAATATATTGACTTTTTtgcaataattataaaatttattaaaggtGAATTATCTTCCTCCATTAGAtctcaatattttaatattgaaaCTACTTTTACCTTCAATAAGAATTTTGAACTCTTTGAACTTGTTAAAGGCCTTCGATATTtcctttaataaataaatccaaaattttcttagaaaatcatttctaaaggttaaaatatatttgttgtGACCAAGAGATTTGACTAacttgttaggatagagcccttaaaagcatgacatgatgtaacaaatttggaattcattatttatttaatgacattccaatttcacttttatctattcgtattccatgcattatactttatgagcattcttgcctacatcttttgcattgtacgtgacttgggtgcattaaaagttgcacaaaagatccaatTCATTAGTTCAATGCAAATatatgacttgttcatagctaATTCGTGGGTTTAGACAACCCATTAAATGTTGTAGTGTAccatctcctaattggaggtATGGTTGGTTTTGGCTATCGGGGTTTctcatggtaagtgcactagtatgtataATTACTCATTGGACATaacctacggtgagtcatgacttaggcttatcaagtagtcatgaacCCACCAAGCTtcttcattatgttgtctctcaaacttgagaggatattgagctttgCTAAAGTTACTGGTGGCTTTGATTTAtaggtgagatcgtaagctaatcatatattcccatTGATTGGGCCACTATTGATGAAAGCTAATAGccataggtattcttaatagagacaccatgatatttcataggATTAAGACAAAGTGTCTCCtagggtgatcctaaggaggtgcgTCCATGAAATCTATGACCATAATAGTTCTTTAAGTGGAAGTTAACATATGCTATTTG
The sequence above is drawn from the Vitis riparia cultivar Riparia Gloire de Montpellier isolate 1030 chromosome 6, EGFV_Vit.rip_1.0, whole genome shotgun sequence genome and encodes:
- the LOC117915857 gene encoding E3 ubiquitin-protein ligase PUB23-like produces the protein MDEIDVPSHFMCPISLQLMRDPVTVATGITYDRENIERWLFSCKNNTCPFTKQVLVDTDLTPNHTLRRLIQAWCIVNACHGVERIPTPKPPVDKAQIIKLLNDAIKFPQMQLKCLQRLRSIAFESDRNKKCLEAAGAVEFLASIIKKDESAVIEVVLEDGSREFTRASDEALSILYQLETSEAALKSLVSSNYGFIESLVHVLKCGNDQSRAYAAMLLKSIFQVADPIQLINASPELFTEIVHVLRDGISQQASKAALKLLVELCPWGRNRIKAVVAGASHVLIEHLLDTSEKRTCELILVVLDQLCSCAEGRAELLKHGAGLAIVSKKILRVSQVGTDRAVKILASVSKFSATSRVLQEMLQVGVVSKLCLVLQVDSSKKTKEKTREILNLHSRVWKNPSCIPARLLSSYPSS